A single region of the Streptomyces vilmorinianum genome encodes:
- a CDS encoding long-chain-fatty-acid--CoA ligase, translating to MTNLATFLVNSAAARRDQIAVRHDDTTLTYGELDDASARFAAVLRDRGLRPGDRVAMTMPNVPLFPVVYYGILRAGGVVVPMNPLLKAREVAYVLRDCGARVAVTFPLFAEEVAKAAAEVGTECLVTEPSAFHALLAAAEPLPGAVERADDDPALILYTSGTTGTPKGAELTHRNLVSNTATTAETLLHVGPDDVLFGGLPLFHAFGQTCALNTAVAAGATLTLLPRFDPQRALEVMHRDGVTVFLGVPTMYSALLHAELPEGYDASSLRLAVSGGAAIPVEVLHGFERRFGATVLEGYGLSETSPVAAFNHPDRPRKAGSIGQPVRGAEMMLLAEDGSVAGPGEVGEIAIRGENVMKGYFNRPEATAEAIRDGWFHTGDLARVDEEGFYFIVDRKKDLIIRGGYNVYPREIEEVLYEHPAVAEAAVVGVPHDVHGEEIAAVITLRGGARATPDEIRAYVKERVAAYKYPRIVTFTAELPKGPTGKILKREITVDTPS from the coding sequence ATGACCAACCTCGCCACGTTTCTGGTGAACTCCGCGGCGGCACGCCGCGATCAGATCGCGGTACGCCACGACGACACCACCCTGACGTACGGAGAACTGGACGACGCGAGCGCCAGGTTCGCCGCGGTGCTGCGGGACCGTGGTCTGCGGCCGGGCGACCGCGTCGCCATGACCATGCCCAACGTGCCGCTGTTTCCCGTCGTCTACTACGGGATCCTCCGGGCCGGGGGTGTGGTCGTGCCGATGAACCCCCTGCTCAAGGCCCGTGAGGTCGCCTATGTCCTGCGCGACTGCGGAGCGCGGGTCGCGGTGACGTTCCCGCTGTTCGCGGAGGAGGTCGCGAAGGCCGCCGCCGAGGTCGGGACCGAGTGCCTGGTGACGGAGCCCTCGGCGTTCCACGCCCTGCTGGCGGCGGCGGAGCCGCTGCCCGGCGCAGTCGAGCGGGCGGACGACGATCCCGCGCTGATCCTCTACACCTCGGGCACCACCGGCACGCCCAAGGGAGCCGAGCTGACACACCGCAACCTGGTCTCGAACACGGCCACCACCGCCGAGACGCTGCTCCACGTCGGCCCCGACGACGTCCTGTTCGGCGGTCTTCCGCTGTTCCACGCGTTCGGGCAGACCTGTGCGCTCAACACCGCCGTGGCCGCGGGGGCGACGCTGACCCTGCTGCCACGGTTCGATCCGCAGCGGGCGCTGGAGGTCATGCACCGTGACGGGGTCACCGTGTTCCTCGGCGTACCGACGATGTACTCCGCGCTGCTCCACGCCGAGTTGCCCGAGGGCTACGACGCCTCTTCGCTGCGGCTGGCCGTCTCCGGCGGCGCCGCGATCCCCGTGGAGGTGCTGCACGGATTCGAGCGGCGCTTCGGCGCGACGGTACTGGAGGGCTACGGGCTCTCGGAGACGTCGCCGGTGGCCGCCTTCAACCACCCGGACCGCCCGCGCAAGGCGGGCTCGATCGGGCAGCCCGTCCGCGGAGCCGAGATGATGCTCCTCGCCGAGGACGGCTCCGTGGCGGGGCCGGGCGAGGTCGGCGAGATCGCGATCCGCGGCGAGAACGTGATGAAGGGGTACTTCAACCGCCCCGAGGCGACCGCGGAAGCGATCCGCGACGGATGGTTCCACACCGGCGACCTGGCCCGCGTCGACGAAGAGGGTTTCTACTTCATCGTCGACCGCAAGAAGGACCTGATCATCCGCGGCGGCTACAACGTGTACCCACGGGAGATCGAGGAGGTCCTGTACGAGCACCCCGCCGTCGCCGAGGCCGCGGTCGTCGGCGTGCCGCACGACGTGCACGGTGAGGAGATCGCCGCGGTGATCACCCTCCGCGGCGGCGCCCGTGCGACGCCCGACGAGATCCGCGCGTACGTCAAGGAACGGGTGGCGGCGTACAAGTACCCGCGGATCGTCACCTTCACCGCCGAACTCCCCAAGGGCCCCACGGGAAAGATCCTCAAGCGCGAGATCACCGTCGACACCCCCTCCTGA
- a CDS encoding AraC family transcriptional regulator, translated as MRPLVRTAALSGFVELSRSLGVDPHTLMKRVGLDTADLAVQDRWISGPDVVRLLELSAAASHHDDFGLRMAELRRFSNLGPISLVVREEPDVRSALGLLLRHEHMYNELLHARLSERNGLATIKVDLRLGETAPSARQATELAVGAFARILRGFLDPRWQPVSVWFAHSAPADSGRHRRLFGPGLEFDREFNGIVFYADDLDAPNAMADPQLRNYARQYFDAIAVPRDTSEVDRVRELIEALLSTGRCSIEQVARSLGVDRRTVHRHLAHAGETFSSLLNATRMRLAEQFVANPRRSLTEISDVLGFSSLSAFSRWFREQFGCSPREWRKRQGRQQEREREQEQEQESDRG; from the coding sequence ATGAGGCCCCTCGTCCGTACCGCAGCGCTGAGCGGCTTTGTCGAACTGAGCCGCTCACTCGGCGTCGACCCGCACACGCTGATGAAGCGCGTGGGTCTCGACACCGCGGACCTCGCCGTCCAGGACCGGTGGATCTCCGGCCCGGACGTCGTCCGGCTCCTGGAGCTCTCCGCGGCCGCCTCGCACCACGACGACTTCGGCCTGCGCATGGCCGAGCTGCGCCGCTTCTCCAATCTCGGCCCCATCAGCCTGGTCGTCCGGGAGGAGCCCGACGTACGCAGTGCGCTGGGGCTGCTGCTCCGCCACGAGCACATGTACAACGAGCTCCTGCACGCGCGCCTCTCCGAGCGGAACGGCCTGGCCACGATCAAGGTGGATCTCCGGCTCGGCGAGACGGCGCCGTCGGCCCGGCAGGCCACGGAACTGGCCGTGGGTGCCTTCGCCCGCATTCTGCGCGGCTTCCTCGACCCGCGGTGGCAACCGGTCTCCGTGTGGTTCGCCCACAGCGCTCCGGCGGACTCCGGAAGGCACCGCCGCCTGTTCGGCCCCGGCCTTGAGTTCGACCGCGAGTTCAACGGAATCGTCTTCTACGCCGACGATCTCGACGCGCCCAACGCGATGGCGGACCCGCAGCTGCGGAACTACGCCCGGCAGTACTTCGACGCCATCGCCGTGCCCAGGGACACCTCGGAGGTGGACCGCGTGCGCGAGCTCATCGAAGCGCTGCTGTCCACGGGCCGATGCTCGATCGAGCAGGTCGCCCGCAGCCTCGGCGTCGACCGGCGCACCGTCCACCGTCACCTGGCCCACGCGGGAGAGACGTTCTCGTCGCTGCTCAACGCCACCCGGATGCGGCTCGCGGAGCAGTTCGTGGCCAATCCGCGCCGGTCACTGACGGAGATCTCCGATGTCCTGGGCTTCTCTTCACTGAGCGCGTTCTCCCGGTGGTTCCGCGAGCAGTTCGGGTGCAGCCCGAGGGAGTGGCGCAAGCGGCAGGGCCGCCAACAGGAGCGGGAACGGGAGCAGGAGCAGGAGCAGGAGTCCGACCGGGGCTGA
- a CDS encoding 3-keto-5-aminohexanoate cleavage protein — translation MHFHDDSLFPENQEKLVIQAAPYGPEWLPGDADDLPLTMDEHVQAAVDCYNAGATVLHIHVRELDGKGSKRMSMFNELLARLREAVPDMVLQIGGSISFAPEGEGGDAKWLAYDTRHLLADLTPAPDQVTIAINTSQMNIVEIMTDDDLEGTSIAKPDYYRAYRDMVVEAGPEFYLEHLKRLRGNGIQPHFQLATLAQLETVERLIRAGIYTGPLILNYVAIGGGFAGRHPADLIEFVRRVPDGAVLTIESSMRAVAPMNAIAIALGVHVRVGNEDNLWRRKGERMSSVEQVEQMVQIANALGRDIATGAEAKEIYKIGEYYADADETLARLGMVPNRRPGQRGFMLRDAAS, via the coding sequence GTGCACTTCCACGACGACTCGCTCTTCCCCGAGAACCAGGAGAAGCTGGTCATCCAGGCCGCCCCGTACGGGCCGGAGTGGCTGCCCGGCGACGCCGACGACCTGCCCCTGACCATGGACGAGCACGTGCAGGCGGCCGTCGACTGCTACAACGCCGGCGCCACGGTGCTCCACATCCACGTGCGTGAGCTCGACGGCAAGGGCTCCAAGCGGATGTCCATGTTCAACGAGCTCCTTGCCCGGCTGCGCGAGGCCGTGCCGGACATGGTCCTGCAGATCGGCGGCTCGATCTCCTTCGCCCCCGAAGGGGAGGGCGGCGACGCCAAGTGGCTCGCCTACGACACCCGCCACCTGCTGGCCGACCTCACCCCGGCGCCGGACCAGGTGACCATCGCGATCAACACGAGCCAGATGAACATCGTCGAGATCATGACCGACGACGATCTGGAGGGCACCTCGATCGCGAAGCCGGACTACTACCGGGCCTACCGCGACATGGTCGTCGAGGCCGGCCCCGAGTTCTACCTCGAGCACCTCAAGCGCCTGCGCGGGAACGGCATCCAGCCGCACTTCCAGCTCGCCACCCTCGCCCAGCTCGAGACCGTCGAGCGGCTCATCCGCGCCGGCATCTACACCGGCCCGCTGATCCTCAACTACGTGGCGATCGGCGGCGGTTTCGCCGGGCGGCACCCCGCCGACCTCATCGAGTTCGTGCGCCGCGTTCCGGACGGCGCCGTCCTCACCATCGAGAGCTCCATGCGTGCCGTGGCGCCGATGAACGCGATCGCCATCGCCCTCGGCGTGCACGTCCGGGTGGGCAACGAGGACAACCTGTGGCGCCGCAAGGGCGAGCGGATGTCCTCCGTCGAGCAGGTCGAGCAGATGGTCCAGATCGCGAACGCCCTCGGCCGCGACATCGCGACCGGCGCGGAGGCCAAGGAGATCTACAAGATCGGCGAGTACTACGCCGACGCCGACGAGACCCTCGCCCGTCTCGGCATGGTCCCGAACCGCCGGCCGGGGCAGCGCGGCTTCATGCTGCGCGACGCCGCGAGCTGA